TCTTTTTTCCATATTGATATTTCTAATTTCTAACTGTTTGAATGTAACAGGTAAACATATTCTAATTTTTGTCGCTGATTTTACGGATTCGCTTTGCGAAGACGCTGATAAAACGGATTTTTAGTATGAAGTAAAATAAAAATCCGCGTTAACCTGCGTTTTTGCGATAGCAAATCTGTTTCATCCGCGTTCTATTTTTTCTCATTTAATTTAGAAAGACCCGACTGGTTTTGAAACCTGTCGGGTCTAATATCCTGAATGAGATTTCTATTTAGTAAGGAAGTTTATCAGCAAAAGCTTTAATATCTTCTTTCATATCTTGTAAATAATCAATGTCGTCAAAGCCATTAATCATGTTGTTCTTTTTGTAACCGTTAATAGCAAAAGATTCTTGCTGACCAGTTGACAATAAAGTAATAGTCTGTTCTGGAAGATTGATTTCTAATTCCGTTTTAGGATCAGCTTCAATAGCTTTGAAGATATTTTCCAAAAACTCTGGACTGATTTGTACTGGTAAAACACCAATATTCAAACAGTTTCCTTTGAAGATGTCAGCAAAGAAACTAGAAACCACAGCGCGGAATCCGTAATCGTAAACTGCCCAAGCAGCATGCTCTCTAGATGATCCAGAACCAAAGTTTTTTCCTCCAACAAGAATTTTTCCAGAGTAAGTTGGGTTGTTTAAAACGAAATCTGCTTTAGGTGTATCGTCTCCGTTGTATCTCCAGTCTCTAAAAAGGTTATCTCCAAAACCTTCACGTTTTGTAGCTTTTAAGAAACGAGCCGGAATGATTTGATCTGTATCTACATTCTCAATTGGCAGCGGCACTGCACTGCTAGTAAGTATATTAAATTTATCGTATGCCATTTTTGTTTTTGCTTTAGGCTGTTTTCTGCTTTAGGCTATAAGCTGTATGCTTTAAGCTTTTTGCACAGCGTTTATTTTTTATTTGCTTTAGGTTATAAGCTTTAAGCTGTAGACCTTTTTTAAATTCTGTTAGAAGCTTAAAGCCTATTGCTTAAAGCTTACAGCGGGAATTAAAATAATTCCCTTGGATCTGTTAGTTTTCCTGTAACAGCAGCTGCAGCAGCCATAATTGGACTTGCAAGAAGCGTTCTTGAGCCAGGACCTTGACGACCTTCAAAGTTTCTGTTTGAAGTACTTACTGCATATTTTCCGGCAGGAACTTTATCATCGTTCATTGCTAAACAAGCAGAACAACCCGGCTGACGTAATACGAAACCAGCTTCAGTCAGGATATCTAAAATTCCTTCTTCTTTAATCTGCGCTTCAACAACGTGAGAACCTGGAACTAACCAAGCGGTAACATTATCTGCTTTTTTTCTTCCTTTTACAATTTCAGCGAAAGCTCTAAAATCTTCAATACGTCCGTTTGTACAGCTTCCTAAGAAAACATAATCAATTGGTTTTCCAATCATCACATCATCTTCGTGGAAGCCCATGTAAGCTAAAGATTTTTTGTAAGTTTCCTCACCGCCTTCAACTTGTTTGGCATTCGGAATATGTTTTGTGATACCAATTCCCATTCCAGGGTTTGTACCATAAGTAATCATTGGTTCGATATCTTCCGCTTTGATGTTTAATTCAGCATCAAAAACAGCATCAGCATCCGTTTTAAGAGTTTTCCAATATTCAACAGCTTTTGTCCAAGCTTCACCTTTTGGAGCATATAATCTTCCTTCAAGGAAATCGAAAGTAGTTTGGTCAGGAGCGATCATTCCTCCACGAGCACCCATCTCGATACTTAAGTTACAAACTGTCATACGGCCTTCCATAGTCATGTTTTCAAAAACATCACCAGCATATTCAACAAAATAACCTGTTCCTCCAGAAGTAGTTAATTGAGCGATAATATAAAGTGCAACGTCTTTTGGACCAACACCTTTGCTTAATTGACCGTTTACGTTAATACGCATTTTCTTTGGTTTAGGCTGCATAATACATTGAGTAGAAAGCACCATCTCAACCTCAGAAGTTCCGATACCAAAAGCAATAGCTCCAAAAGCACCGTGAGTAGACGTATGCGAATCTCCACATACAATAGTAGCGCCTGGCAAAGTAATTCCGTTTTCAGGACCAACTACGTGTACAATTCCATTTTTTTGGTGACCTAGTCCCCAGTGCGAAATTCCGTATTCATTAGCATTGTCTTCAAGAGCCTGAAGCTGGTTAGCAGAAAGTGGATCCTGAACTGGTAAATGTTGGTTTATAGTTGGTGTATTGTGGTCTGCAGTTGCAAAAGTACGTTGCGGGTATAAAACGTTAACGCCTCTTGACTTTAATCCTAAAAAAGCAACAGGACTCGTAACTTCATGAATGAAATGGCGGTCAATAAAAAACACATCTGGTCCATCTTCAATTTTACGCACTACATGTGAATCCCATACTTTGTCAAATAATGTCTTACTCATTTTTTATTTTTTTTAATTGTAATTTCTATAACCACAGCAATTTCCTGTTCATTATAATAGCAAAACAAAAGTAAAAAAAGATAAAAAAGCGTCAATTTCGATATTTCATTATATACGATACCCAAACTAATTTACAAATTGCCAAACGGCTTTTGCAGACTAAAATTTGAAAGAAAAATGATGAAGAAACTGATTTGCTTTTTCTTTTTCGACTTTAATTTTGCCTAATTGTTTTTTGTTTTAATAGTTTGCAAATTTATCTCAAAATCAATATAAAATATAAGAATTTAATTGAAAAAATCTAACAAAATGAATAAAAATAGTAATAATTGTTAGTTTTAAAATCTCTGCTTAAAAGACGTTTTTTGAGTTTTTTAGTGCTTTTAAAGGAGTTTTTGATTCGCTATTTAGACTCAATAAAACGTCTAAATACTACGACATCCAAGAAGTTTATTTTTATGAAATTTTATGAATTTTAAAATAAAAAATATAAGATAGTAAGATATTCTCTCGCGAGTATATAGAATAAAAAAAGGATAAATAATCGCAATGATCATTTATCCTCTTTATACATTTTAATTTTTTAGATTTTTTTGAAATTTAGATTAGCATCAACTGCTCCAAGCTTGATTTCAAGAACCGAGATATTTTCATAACTCGATCCACACCCTGCGGCAAAATAATATAAATCGCCTTTTTTAACAAAACCAGAATTATATAAACCAGGATACGAAATAGATTTTAATACATTCCCACTATTATCATATTTTTCTAATCTTTGGAAACTAGATGCAATAAAGCCGTTTTCAATTTCTATAATGCCTTGTATATTTCCAGTATTCGACAGTTTAATTAGTTTTAATTCGTCGCCTTGACCTGTTGTAATTCTTAATTCATTATGGCTGTATAATGCTAAGTTTCCATTTGTCAATTTTATAGCTTTGAAAGAGCCATTAACCTGATTCCAATCTATAACGATATCTTTTAAAGTGCTTGTATCAAAAGTTTTTTGACTTGTAATCTCTAGATTTTCATTAAGAAATAAAAGTAATGGTTTATAATTCAGAAGTGAACTTGATGACGATGTTTCGTACTTGCCTCCAAAAGCAACATAGGTAGTTCCTGTTTTAATAAGATTCCCGATAAATCCATTTTTAATAGTGCTTTCATATGTTTTTCTGCTTACAAGTTTGCCCTCGTTATTTCTTATTTCAATTGCGGGATTATTTTCATAAGATCCGTAAAAATAGTATTGGTCATTATTTTTAACAGAACCATAAATTGTACCAGAAGAACCAGACCTAACCGGGTTCCAATCAGTATTAAATTCTGTTTCTATCGTTCCTGCATAAGAAGACATAGATTGAACCACATTTACAATTTTATTTCCGTTGTTTAAATATGTTGTTTGAGCATGACCAGAATTACCATTTTTTTCTGTGATAATTTTAGTTGCAAAAGTTTTAGTTGCATCATCATATTCTACATGTCTGTAGTAACTAGTAGTAGATGTTGTTACAGATCTATATGATTCTGTATAAAATATTTTATTATCATTTATTCCAATTTCAATAGGATAAACGTCTGAACCGCCAATAAGCTGATTTTTAAGTAAAAGAGAGTTTTCTGCGTTTACTGTTACAGTAATAGTGCTTGTGGCAACATTTCCATTTACGTCTTTAATAACTAATTTAACATTGAAGTCTCCAGGACGATCATAATAAAATGTTGGTTCTTTTTCTGTAGAACTCGTTTCGTTGCCAAAATTAAAAGTATAAGAAACAATTTCTTTACTGGAAGTAGATTTGTTCGTTACTTTAATGTCATCTCCTACATTAACTGTCGTTGCAGATAAATTAAATGATGCGGTTAAGTTGTTTTCTTCAGGAGTGTCACTGCTGCAAGAACTTAAAAGGTTTAATAAAATAAATGCAAAAAAGTAGATTTTTTTCATAAAATTAATTGTTTTTGTTTTTGACTTGAAGGTTCAAAGATATCTTTTTTTATAAGAAAATCTCATGA
The Flavobacterium humidisoli DNA segment above includes these coding regions:
- the leuD gene encoding 3-isopropylmalate dehydratase small subunit: MAYDKFNILTSSAVPLPIENVDTDQIIPARFLKATKREGFGDNLFRDWRYNGDDTPKADFVLNNPTYSGKILVGGKNFGSGSSREHAAWAVYDYGFRAVVSSFFADIFKGNCLNIGVLPVQISPEFLENIFKAIEADPKTELEINLPEQTITLLSTGQQESFAINGYKKNNMINGFDDIDYLQDMKEDIKAFADKLPY
- the leuC gene encoding 3-isopropylmalate dehydratase large subunit, which produces MSKTLFDKVWDSHVVRKIEDGPDVFFIDRHFIHEVTSPVAFLGLKSRGVNVLYPQRTFATADHNTPTINQHLPVQDPLSANQLQALEDNANEYGISHWGLGHQKNGIVHVVGPENGITLPGATIVCGDSHTSTHGAFGAIAFGIGTSEVEMVLSTQCIMQPKPKKMRINVNGQLSKGVGPKDVALYIIAQLTTSGGTGYFVEYAGDVFENMTMEGRMTVCNLSIEMGARGGMIAPDQTTFDFLEGRLYAPKGEAWTKAVEYWKTLKTDADAVFDAELNIKAEDIEPMITYGTNPGMGIGITKHIPNAKQVEGGEETYKKSLAYMGFHEDDVMIGKPIDYVFLGSCTNGRIEDFRAFAEIVKGRKKADNVTAWLVPGSHVVEAQIKEEGILDILTEAGFVLRQPGCSACLAMNDDKVPAGKYAVSTSNRNFEGRQGPGSRTLLASPIMAAAAAVTGKLTDPRELF
- a CDS encoding PKD domain-containing protein, which encodes MKKIYFFAFILLNLLSSCSSDTPEENNLTASFNLSATTVNVGDDIKVTNKSTSSKEIVSYTFNFGNETSSTEKEPTFYYDRPGDFNVKLVIKDVNGNVATSTITVTVNAENSLLLKNQLIGGSDVYPIEIGINDNKIFYTESYRSVTTSTTSYYRHVEYDDATKTFATKIITEKNGNSGHAQTTYLNNGNKIVNVVQSMSSYAGTIETEFNTDWNPVRSGSSGTIYGSVKNNDQYYFYGSYENNPAIEIRNNEGKLVSRKTYESTIKNGFIGNLIKTGTTYVAFGGKYETSSSSSLLNYKPLLLFLNENLEITSQKTFDTSTLKDIVIDWNQVNGSFKAIKLTNGNLALYSHNELRITTGQGDELKLIKLSNTGNIQGIIEIENGFIASSFQRLEKYDNSGNVLKSISYPGLYNSGFVKKGDLYYFAAGCGSSYENISVLEIKLGAVDANLNFKKI